Part of the Bacillota bacterium genome, TTCCTTCAGACGGCCTTGGGCATGGAAGACATAGCCCATGGTGGTCAGTACCGAACCGTATTCGAAGTAATCGTTGTTTTCCCGGCTCAGTTTCATGACCTGCTGCAGATAATTCAGGGCTTCGGGATAGTTGCCCAAAAGGGCGTGGGTTTTGCCCAGTCCGATGAAGATCTTCAGTTCCAAGTGGGGTTCGATGATGTCCGCATGGTTCATCAGTTCACGGGCAAGCTCAAAGGCAGTCTTCGCGGTGTCGTACCAACCCAAGTTGTGACAAATTGCACCGTAAAGGTAGTGGGCCTGCACCGTGAGGAAGTCATCCCCCGCAAGCTCTAATTCCTCGATGGCGTTCTTAATGGGTTCCAAAGCACCGTTCATATCCTCCTGCCCGATGTAGCACCGGGCGAGGTTCAAATAGATGCGGCCCCGGGAATAGAAATCGTCCACGGCCACCTCTTCCAGTGCCTCTTCATAAAGACCGATGGCCTGATTCCACCGCTCCTTTTTTTCACAACTGCGGGCAACCGCCAAGGTCTTCTCTAACCGATGATTAAGTTCCCGGATTGGAGTGGTGGTTTCGTCATCGAGAAAGAAGCTTATGGGTTTGTTCAACCGCTGCGCGATGATTTGCAGGCTCTTTAGGGATGGGTTGGCTTCGTTCTTTTCCAGCTGACTGATAAAACTCTTCGTGAAATCATCTCCAGCCAATTCCTGCTGCGTCATGTTCAAGCGCTTGCGCATCCGACGTATTTTTTCACCAAGGGTTACCTGGGTCACGTGACACACCACCTTCATCTGGCCCTTATGTTCATAAAAGCTGAACGCAAATCCAACTTACCATATAAATGGACGGGAGTCAAACGAAATATGGTCCAGAAGGTCTTGACAATAGGTAAAGTGGTTGTTATCATAGGGGTGTCGGCAAGGGGGGGCCGGTGGGGACAAGTCGCCCCAGGCCACTTTACATAGGAACGGAGGTGAGCTTCGTTGCGGCTGAAAATGCGGCTGCCAGCTCTGTTGTTGAGTGCGGTGTTGGTTATAGCGGTGTTTTCAGGCATCTTGCTTTCCGCCCCGGAGGCAGCATCCATGGTGGAAGGTTCCCAGGCCCGGATGTCCATTCCACCGATCAAGCCCTTCGGAGAGGAAAAAGTAGCGCGCATGTCCATCCCGCCTATTAAGCCCTTCAGCGATGGTTCCTCGGCTTCTGCCTAAAGATAGTCTCGTTGGACTCACAGCGCATTATTCTATGATCAGACCGTCCAATGGTCGGGTGACGCACTCACGCGTCACCCCCTTGTCCAATATAAGTTGACAGCCAATCCGAAGACTCTTTCCTTTCTTAGTTTATCCCCTCGTCCCTAGTCACTGCCGCCCTTTTCCTGCATAGAATAGAACAACAGGTTAATTGGGCTTGCTCCGGGGAGCAGGGAAAGGGGAAGATGTGTGTAATATAGTAGTATGGAAGCGAAGAGTGAGGCGGTGACCCTATGGATGGCCTAGCAAAGGATGCTTGTCTGATTTGTCGGGAGGAGCCCAAGACAGGGGTAACATTCTGCAATACCACCCTTTGTAGCGCCTGTGAACGGCTGATCCTGCAGATTTCCCCGGGGGATCCCGGGTATGAACGGATAGTGGAGCAAATCAAGGAGTTTTGGGTGCGGAATCCAGCCTATATCAGCTTGGCTTAGTGTCCAGGTGCTTCGCCGTATATTACTTTCTCGTATCTTTTGGAGAGTTTGATAGGTTGCAGAACTTGACACCATATCTATCTGGTCTTTTAGCCTATGTAAGGCGGGGGATTGTTCCCTTCCATACACCGGGCCATAAACAAGGGCGGGCACTGCCTAGTGTCTTGGCCGAGTGTCAGGAACACTGGGCCGCGCTGGATCTGTCCGATGTGGTGGAATGTCCAAGCTTGGATCATGCCGAGCCGTTGGTGCTACAGGCGGCGGAGAAACTGGCCGCGGAGCTATATGGGGTCCATTCCACCCTTTTTTTGTCTAATGGGACAAGCCAGGGGATCATCGGGATGCTGTTGGCGGCAGGGTTTGGCCGGAGAGTGCTTCTTTCCCGGAATTGTCACATTTCCGCGGTGCGGGGCTTGATCCTGAGTGGTGCAACTCCCCAATGGCTACCGGTTATTTACGATGAATCCTGGGGCCTGGTGGTGGGGGTAGATTTAGAAGTCCTAAGGAACCTCACACCGGGTTTCGAAGCTGCCCTCATCGTCCATCCCACCTATCATGGTTTTGTGAACGACTTTACATTGCTGCGGGATTTCTGCCGGGCCGGTGAGGTCAAGTTGCTGGTAGACGAGGCCCATGGACCCCACTTCATTGCCCATCGGCATCTGCCAAAATCCGCGGTGACTTGGCCCGAGGCTACTGCCGTGGCCCAAAGCCCCCATAAGATCCTCGGTGCCTTCACCGGTGCATCCTGGTTACATCTGGTCCAGGCCTGGGAGGGCTTGGAAGCATGTGTCCGGCTGGTCCAATCCACCAGCCCCTCACCCTTGTTGTTTGCTTCCTTGGATGCTGCCCGTTGGCAACTGGCCCAGGAAGGCCCCAGTCTTTTCGGACAGACATTACAACTGGCCGAGGAGCTTCGGGAGGAGATCTCCCGGATCCCGGGGCTTTGGTGCCCAACGCCGGAGCAGTTAAAGGCTAAGGGGATCGTTGATTTTGATCCCCTGAAGCTTTTGATCTTCGTGGACCAGTTGGGAATAAGTGGTATCCAGGCGAAAAGGTTCCTCCGGGATCGAGGAATTGAAGCGGAGTTGGCGGATCCCCACAGCGTGCTTTTTATCCTGACCCCCGGGGATGATGAAAAGACCGCCAAGACTTTGCTCCGGGGACTGGCCTGTTTGAGTCGGGAATTGCGGGGGAGGGGGGCCGCGGTTCCCGTACTACACTGGCCTTCCCTGCCTCCCCAACGGTTGATTCCCCGGGAAGCCTTCTTTGCACCTGGAGAAGAGTTGGATATTAGGAGTGCACGGGGGCGGATCGCCGCGACGGTGCTAGCGCCCTATCCGCCCGGTATACCGGTGCTTGTCCCGGGGGAAGAGATTACGGAGGAGATCATTGCCTATGTGGAGCAGGCGTTGGCTTTAGAGGTGAGCTTTAACCATGATCCCTTAAGGATCCGAGTGGTGAAATAGAGGGAAGGAGTGTGGAGCCATCCGGTAAGGAACGCGGAGGCTCGGGTTTGAGATGAATTTGGGAAAACTGATTACCTTCGAAGGAATCGATCGCACCGGAAAGTCCACCCAGTTGGAATTGGTGAAGGATTGGTTGACGAAGCAAGATATTCCGGTCTTGATGACTCGACAGCCGGGGGGGACATCGGCCGGTGAGGTGATCCGGAAGCTAATCCTGTCCGGTAGCTGCTCCCTAGATCCCAAGGCGGAGCTACTTTTGATGATGGCGGACCGGGCCCAGCATGTGGCCGAAGTGATCCTTCCGGCTTTGGAACAGGGCATGGTGGTCCTTTGCGATCGGTTTGTCGATTCTTCGGTGGCCTACCAGGGATATGGAATGGGATTAGATTTGGAGTTGATCGATCAGCTTAACAAGTGGACCACCCAGCAGTTGATCCCTGTGTTGACCGTACTTTTCGATCGACCGGTGGACTTTTCCTTCGGTGGGGAGCGTCCTGGGGATCGTATCGAGAGCAGGGATCGGGCCTTTCAAGAGCGGGTGCGCCAGGGCTTTTTGGCTCTGTACCGGCGAGAACCACAGCGAATTGTGCGTGTTGATGTGGTAAACAAATCCCCGGAAGAGATCTTCGCGGAAGTCCGGCCGGTAATTGCTAGGGCCCTTGGTTTGTCCGATGCATCCTAGAAAGACGGACAAGGGTGTTCCGCCGTGGTATAATGATCAGTAATCGGGCCCACAAAAGGGAAGGGGATAGGATGTCTGGGGTATTAGACCTGAATCAGATCGTCGGGCATGAGATGGTGCGACAGGTTCTGCAGCGGGCCATTGCCGAAGGGCGGGTCGCTAACGCCTATTTGTTCCATGGACCTAGTGGGGTGGGTAAGACTACTACCGCCTTCGCCTTTGCTAAGGCACTGCATTGTGTGGAGGGAACCGGTACCGACGGCTGTGCCAGTTGCCAGCGCTATGACGCGGGAGTGGCCCATCCGGACCTCATTGTCCTGGACGGGACCGAGGGAGCTTTGAAAATCGATCAGATCCGCCGGATGCAAGAACAGCTGAACTATAAAGCCCAGTCCGGTGGGTACAAGGTCTGTATCATGATCGGGGCGGATCAGATAACGGTTCAGGCGGCCAACAGTGCTTTGAAGGTTTTGGAGGAACCCCCGGGGCAAAGCGTGATCATCCTCACCGGGGAAAGCCCTTCCCAGTTTCTACCCACGATCCTATCCCGCTGTCAGGTGTTAGCCTTTCAGCCCGTTGCTGTGGAAGTGTTGGCCCGACATTTGATTAGCCTGGGTAGTAGCGAAAGCCAGGCCCAAATCCTGGCCCGACTTTTCGAAGGACGGGTGGGCACCGCGGTGAACGCGCTATCCAGTGACGTTCTGGATATGCGTAACACTATGCTGGGTTATCTCCGGGATGTGCAGGGACATGGATGGGCGGGTCTGTACAGTGATAGCACCCTCTGGGAGAAGGAACGGGTCCAGGGCCGGTTGGCCTTAAAGATCATGTTATCCTGGTACAGAGACCTGCTTCTGATCAAGACCGGTACCAGGGAGAACCTGGTGAACTTTGACTGGGAAGGTCCTTTGGAGGAAGCGGCCAAGAGATACGCGCTGGACGACTTGTTGCAGATTACCCAAGCCATTGAAGGGGCGTTGAACTATCGGCAGGGTACAGGCTATTACCGGATCTACCTGGACAGGATTTTGTCCCTGCTTTGATCCGCAGTAAGTCACGATAGGAGAATGAATATATGGCAACAGTTGTGGGTGTTCGCTTCAAGAAAGCGGGTAAGATATATTATTTCGATCCAGGGGACCTGGATCTGGTGGAAAATGATCTGGTGATCGTGGAGACGGCCCGGGGCATGGAAGCAGGTACCGTGGTTATCGGCCGGAAGGAAGTACCGGAAGAGGAAATCAGTCAACCTCTGAAGGCGGTGCTCCGTAAGGCTACTTCCGAGGACGAACAACAGATACGGGAAAACAAACAGAAAGCAAAGGAGGCCTTCGGCATCGGCCTCAAGAAGATCGCGGAACACCAGCTGCCGATGAAGCTGATCGACGTAGAGTACACCTTTGATAATAGCAAGATCATCTTCTATTTCACTGCCGAAGGACGTGTGGATTTCCGCGAGCTGGTGAAGGATCTTGCGGCGATCTTCCGTACCCGTATTGAGCTGCACCAGATCGGGGTGCGGGATGAGGCCAAGATGATTGGCGGCCTTGGTCCCTGCGGACGGGCCATGTGCTGCACTACTTTCCTGGGGGATTTTGAACCAGTCTCGATCAAGATGGCCAAGGAGCAGAATCTTTCCCTGAATCCCGCGAAGATCTCCGGGATCTGTGGACGACTGATGTGTTGTCTCAAGTTTGAACGGGATCTATATCGGGAGACGCCCAAAGGGGAGGAGGATGCGGAACAGGAATGCAGCTGTCCCTGCTCTCAGGAATGTACCGAGGAGATTGTCGAGGACACTGGTGAGGGAGTAGTGGAAATGGAGTCGGAGGTGGAAGTGCCGGAAGAGGCCGAGGTGGAAGTAGAACAGGAAGAGACGGCCCCTGCGGAGGAAGAAACGGCCAAGGCTCAAAAACCAAGCAAGCAGGGCAAGAAGAAACGGCGTCCTAAGTACAGGAAAAAAAAGAAGAAGCGTCCCAAAGAAAAGGGAAATGGAAATGGAAACCAAGGACAATAAACGGACATCAAAAGGAACCTTATATATCTGCGCTACGCCCATCGGCAATCTGGAGGACATTACCCTGCGGGTCTTGCGGGTATTGCAAGAAGTGGACCTAATTGCCTGCGAGGATACCAGGCGTACCCGGCAGCTTCTGGAGCATTATCAGATCAAGAACGCCCGGTTGGTGAGTTATCACGAGCATAATGAACAGGAGCGGACCGATGAGCTGATCGCGGCTTTGGAAGCAGGACAAGATGTGGCTTTGGTATCCGACGCAGGCACCCCTGGCATAGCAGATCCTGGGTTCGTGGTGGTTCGGAAAGCGCTCGAGGTGGGGATTCGGGTGACTTCTCTGCCGGGGGCCTGCGCAGCCATTGCGGCCTTGGTGATGAGTGGCTTAACCACCGATCGATTCTATTTCCATGGTTTTCTACCGCGAAAAGAAAGCAAGCGCATCCGCGAACTGGAAAGGATGAAGGAACAGGTAGGTACCCTCATTTTCTACGAGGCTCCTCATCGCATCGTTGCCTGTCTGACAGATTTGCTCCAAGTCTTTGGGCCTAGACCCGCGGTGTTGGTCCGCGAGTTGACAAAGCTCCACGAGGAAATGTGGACCGGTACCCTGGAAGAACTTCTCCACCGCACCAGACAGCAGCCACCTAAGGGGGAGATTGTCCTCTTGGTGCAGGGCACAACAACTCCCCAGCCAACTGCTAATCATGACGTCCTGGCCCTGATCCAGGAGCTGATGAAATCAGGTGTAGACAAGAAAACCGCTGTTTCGGTTACCGCGAAGATAACCAATCTCCCCAAAAAGGAAATCTACAATCAAGTAGTGGAACTTCCCCCTTATTGGACGGAGAAAGACTAGGCAGTTTCTGTCTTATTGTCAGGCAGTTCCTTGAGCTCTGCCAAACACCGAGCACACAGGAGTTTCCCCTTGAAACTGGTCAAGCCATCGGTACTGTTACAGATCACACAGGACGTCTCATATTTTTTCAGAACGATGGTGTTCTGATCTCCCACGTAGATTTCCACGGGATCCCGTTCTGCCAGTCCAATGGTCATCCGCAGTTCCTTAGGAATAACGATCCTACCCAGACTGTCTAGGCGACGTACCATACCTGTGGGTTTCATGCAAATCCCTCCCTTGGAAGAATTATCTTCCTTTTTAGTAAGTAAAGTATACCACAGGGGGGAGAACGTCGTAAAGAAAAATCTGGGGATTGCTGAAGTTTTTTCAAAGGGAGGTGGGCCGAAGCCCACCTCGGAAGGGCATTACAGTTTGCGGCTGGAGGCACCATCGGCGGCAGTGACGATGTAGATTTCCGGTTCCAGTTGGGTCCGGGCGGGATACTCCCTTTCGATTCTCGAACAGAGTTCTTCCACTTGCTCTCGGGCTACCAAAGTAATGGTGCAGCCCCCGAAACCAGCACCGGTCATTCGGGAACCCAGGACTCCGTCAGTGTCCAGGGCAATCTCGGTGAGGATGTCCAGTTCCCGGCAGCTCACTTCGTAAAGGTCTCTGAGGCTGGCATGGGATTCGTTCATGAGCTGGCCTGCCTTCGCCAGATCATTGTTCTTGAAAGCTTCCACCGTGTCTAGTACCCGCTGGTTCTCTTTTACCACATGTTCACACCGCTTGGCCACGGTGGGAGATAGGAGATCACGGTGCTTTTCGAAATCCTCCACAGAGACATCCCGCAGTTTTTGGATCCCGGGGAGGACGGTGCGTAGTACCTCCACGCCCTCTTCACATTCGGCCCGGCGCCGATTGTATTCTGAATCTACTAAGCCCCTTTTAACGCCGGAGTTGACCACGACAAAGGCATGGTCATCCATGATCATGGGGACCAACTCATACTCCAAGGACCGGCAGTCCAAGAACAGAGCATGATCCTTCTCACCTAACCGGGAGATGAATTGATCCATGATACCGCAGGCCACACCCACGAATTCGTTCTCCGCCCGTTGGCAGAGTTTCACCATTTCCACTGGATCCATGGAAAACCCCGCCACCGCTTCGGCAAACATGGCTGTCGCTACTTCGAACCCCGCGGAGGAGGAAAGCCCGGCTCCCCGGGGGATGTTGCCGGAGATGACCATGTTCATGCCAGGCAGTTTATATTGTTCCTGCAAATACAGCAGTACTCCCCGGATGTAATTGCTCCAAGTCTCCCGCTTAGAATGCTGGATGTCATCCAGGGGGAAGCGGGTGCTGCGGTTGAAATCTAGGGAGTAGACGTGGACTTCCCGGTCCGGACGCCTTGCCCCCACTATGTTCAAGGCTCTGTCGATGGCGATGGGTAATACGAAACCATCGTTGTAGTCTGTGTGTTCTCCAATCAGGTTTACGCGTCCGGGCCCCCGGGCATGGAAAAGCTCATCGGCCTGGCCAAAACGCTGATGATAGGCTTCAATAAGACGTTGCATCCGATTACCTCCCTAGGCTAGTCTATTTCCTCGAAGGATGCGGGTGGCGTGTTCCGCAACCGTTCTGCGGATTGTTCCGGCAACGTATCGTTGATGAAAGTTCCTGCACCGGATTCGCACCCCGCCAGATATTTCAGCTTTGTCTCCGTGCGGTTGGGCGGGTAGAACTCAATATGGAAATGGGCATGGTTGTTTTCTTGCCCGTCGGTGGGTGCCTGATGCATGATCATCATGTATGGCAAGGAAAAGCTAAAGAGATTGTCATACTTGGAGATCACCAGCTTTAGGATGCGGGCCAGGGATCTTTGCTCCTCTTCGTTGAACTCCAACAGGGAGCGGCGATGGTCCCGGGCATAGATGTGTATCTCATAGGGGTAACGGGCCGTAAAGGGGATAAAGGCCACAAAGTCTTGGTTCTCGGCGACGATCCGTCGTCCGTCCGCCAGTTCTTCTCCCAGAACGTCACAGTGCAGACACTTACCTGTTTCTTCCATGTATTCCTTGGATGAGTTCAGCTCGCGCCCCACTTTGGGTGGGATGAAGGGGAAGGCATAGATCTGCCCATGGGGATGTTGCAGGGTGACACCAATGGCGTCGCCTTTATTCTCAAAGATGAACACATATTTGATCTCCTCGCGGCTGCCCAGCTCCTCATAACGGTCGGTCCAGACCTTAATGAGATTGGTGATATGCTCCACGGACATTTCCGTTAACGAAGAGTCATGTTCAGAGCTATACAGAACCACTTCGCAGACGCCTTTGGCCAGATCCACCGGGTGGAGGGCGGTTCCTTCCACCGCAGGTTCAGGAGGGTTCGGTTGCAGGGAGGGGAATTTGTTCTGGAAGACCACGATCTCGTAGTTTTCAGGTACCTCCGTGGGATAGCCCCCTGGTTCCGTGGGACAAAGGGGACAAAAATCCCGGGGGGGTTTGTATGTGCGGTCCTGTCGATGGGTGGCGGTAATCACCCATTCCCTCTGAATTGGATCCCAACGTAGCTCAGACACTGGACTTTTCCTCCTTATTGCTCTGATCTTCCTTATTGCAGGATTTGCAGGTGGACTTCTCTTTGAAGCTGTAGTATATCAAATAGCGTCCATCGTCTTTGATAATCCTTCTTTTCTCCATACTTCAAACCCCTTTCCGTCGGTATATCCCTAGACGTATCCATTAGTCCAATCGGTTTGGGGCGGCGGTGTCCTTTACCGGGGGAAAACCCCCACATGCTAAGGACGGACGGTACGGCCTGCCCCTTATATAGGTTAACATAAGAGGTAAGAAAAGGACCAGCCTCCAGGTAAGTTTGCGATGTTGATGGGTTAAACTCGTGGAAGACCTTGGACACCCTATCAATACTTCTGCTTGTCTATGGTTTATCCTGCCCGAGGTTGACAAATAAATGCAGGCGGGGTATAGTAGTGCAAAAGGCGGCAAACATTACCCTAGAGGGGTAATGCCTGGTTTTTTTGATCGTGAGGAAAGCTTTGCTATACTCAACGGGACTTTTCCACCCCTCCCTGTTCCAAGAGGGGATTTTTTTGATCGGCACAGAACCGATGAAAGGGGCAAGGTACAATGAGCAAGGATACTTACTATATAACTACTCCCATTTATTATCCTAGTGATCGATTGCATATCGGACACGCCTATACGACGGTCATCGCGGACGCCCTGGCACGGTACCATCGTTTTCTAGGTAAGAAGGTGCTGTTTATTACCGGCTCTGATGATCACGGGCAGAAGATCGAGAAGATTGCTGCCAGTCGCGGGGTCACCCCCAAGGAGTATGTGGACGGGATCGTGGCCACCTTTAGGCAGCTTTGGACGCGATTGAATATTTCTTACGACGATTTCATTCGTACTACCGATGAGCGGCATCAGCGGGTGGTGCAGGAGGTCTTCCAGCGGATCTACGACCGGGGTGACATCTACAAAGGCTACTACGAAGGGTGGTACTGTACCCCCTGTGAAGCCTTTTGGTTGGAAAGCAAATTGGAGGATCACAAATGTCCTGACTGTGGGCGACCGGTGGAGCTGCTGAGAGAAGAGGCCTATTATTTCCGTATCTCCAAGTATGCTGATCGTCTGCTCGCATACATCGAGGAAAACCCCGATTTTATCCAGCCCGCAAGCCGGAAGAACGAGATGGTGCAGTTTATCAAAAGCGGACTGGAAGATCTTTGTGTCACCAGGACCGGATTTAGCTGGGGGGTACCAGTCCCCATGGCACCGGGCCACGTTATTTACGTATGGTTTGATGCGCTGACCAACTATCTTACCGGTTGTGGTTATCTGCAGGATGAAGAACTGTTTAAGACCTTCTGGCCTGCTGATTTACACCTGGTGGGTAAAGAGATCACCCGTTTCCACACTATCATCTGGCCCATCATCCTCATGGCCCTGGACCTGGAACTTCCCAGGCAGGTCTTCGGTCACGGTTGGCTGCTTCTGGATAGTGATAAGATGTCGAAATCCAAGGGCAACGTGGTAGATCCCAATGAGCTCATTGATGAGTTCGGGGCCGATGCCATCCGGTACTTCCTTCTGCGGGAGATCTCCTTCGGCAGCGACGGGAACTTCTCCGTAGAGGCCTTGATCCAGAGGATCAATGCGGATTTGGCTAACGATTTGGGGAATTTACTCCATCGTAGTCTTAGTATGATCAAAAAATACTTCGACGGGGTTATTCCCACACCGGGTCCGGAGGAGGAGCTGGATCGTGATCTGCGCACCATGGCGGAGCGGACCTGCCAGACGGTGGACAGGCATCTGGAACAGCTGGAGATCAATGAGGCCTTGGAGGCGATCTGGGCCTTCATTGGCCGGACGAACAAGTATGTGGATGAAAGTGCGCCATGGAATGTGGCCAAGGCAGAGGATAGGGAGCGCCTGGCCCGCATCATGTATAACCTAGGCGAAGCTTTGAGGCTCATCGCACAATTGGTGTGGCCCTTCATTCCCACTACGGCGGAACGCATGCTGCAACAACTAGGGGTGAAAGAAGAGTTCAGCGTTAAGCACCGGCAGTGGGGTGGTTTGAAACCCGAGACTGCCACCAACCCGGCCGAACCCCTCTTCCCTCGGATCGATATTAAGGAACGGGAAGCGGCCTTAGCAGCTAAAGAGGCCAGTAAAGCCGAAACCGAAGCCTCTAAGCCGGAAGAGGAGTTCATTTCCATCGAGGACTTCCAGAAGGTGAAGCTGCGGGTGGGGAAAGTGATCCAGGCCGGGCCCCATCCCAACGCGGACAGACTCTTGGTTCTAAAGGTGGACCTGGGCGATGAGGTGCGGCAGGTTGTGGCGGGGATCGCCCAGCATTATGCCCCTGAGGACTTGGTCGGCAAGCGTGTCGTGGTGGTGGCCAATCTCAAGCCAAGCAAACTGCGCGGAGAGATTTCCGAGGGAATGGTGTTGGCCGCTGTGGATGGCAAGGATCTCGGCCTGATCACCGTGGATAAAGACCTCCCCGCCGGAAGTATTGTGCGGTAAGGACTGCTTGATATGTAACTGAGAAAGGGAGGGAGCCGGGTATTTACCTTGAGGTAAACTACCCGGCGCCGTTTATGTTTGTGGACAGTCATGCCCATGTGAACAATGATCGTTTGCTTAAAGATGAGGCGGAGGTCATTGCCCAGGCTGAAGCTGCCGGTGTCCAGGTGATAGTGAATGTGGGTTGGGACCTGCCTTCGTCTAAGAGGGCCGTGGAGCAGGCGGAGAAGTATCCAGGGGTCTACGCCGCGGTGGGGATTCATCCCCACGATGCCAAGACCTACACCGAAGAGGCTCTCGCAGAATTGGCGCGCCTGGCAAAGCATCCAAAGGTGGTGGCCTTGGGCGAGATGGGCCTAGATTACTATTACGACAATTCTCCCCGGGATCAGCAACGATTCGTGTTTAAGCAACAGCTGGAACTGGCTCGCAAATTGGGTCTTCCGGTGATCATCCACAACCGGGATGCCCATGGAGATACCTGGGAGATCCTCCAAAGGCAGGAAGTGGTGGGGGGCGTCATGCATTGTTATTCCGGCAGCGTGGAGTTAGCGAAAAAACTGCTGGACAGAGGATTCTATCTGGGGTTTGCTGGCCCCATCACTTTCAAGAATGCGGTCAAACCTGTGGAGGTGGTGAACCAGGCCCCGATGGAGCGGATTTTGGTGGAGACCGATTGCCCCTACCTGACACCAGAGCCCCATCGCGGAAAACGCAATGAACCAGCCTTTGTAACCTACGTTGCCCAAAAAGTGGCGGAAATCAAAGGCTTGGAGGTTGACGAAGTGGCCAGGATCACCACCGCTAACGCTAAGAGCCTATTCAAGATTGGCTAACAGGTGAACTTGATGGCGGAAGAGTCGCCGATATTCAGCTGGGTGAAGTTGCCTTCTACCGCTGCATGCTCGCCGATCAGGGAATTGGACAAGAGTATGTTTTCTACCTTGGCCCCTTCGTTGATGATGGAGTCTCGGACGATGGAGTTGGAGATTTCCGCTCCATCGGCTACCGAGACGAAGGGACCAATGATGGAATTGGATATTTTCGCCGACTCCGGAATGTAGACCGGAGGAATCAAGATGGAGCCGGGGATCTC contains:
- a CDS encoding stage 0 sporulation family protein, which produces MATVVGVRFKKAGKIYYFDPGDLDLVENDLVIVETARGMEAGTVVIGRKEVPEEEISQPLKAVLRKATSEDEQQIRENKQKAKEAFGIGLKKIAEHQLPMKLIDVEYTFDNSKIIFYFTAEGRVDFRELVKDLAAIFRTRIELHQIGVRDEAKMIGGLGPCGRAMCCTTFLGDFEPVSIKMAKEQNLSLNPAKISGICGRLMCCLKFERDLYRETPKGEEDAEQECSCPCSQECTEEIVEDTGEGVVEMESEVEVPEEAEVEVEQEETAPAEEETAKAQKPSKQGKKKRRPKYRKKKKKRPKEKGNGNGNQGQ
- the rsmI gene encoding 16S rRNA (cytidine(1402)-2'-O)-methyltransferase, with the protein product METKDNKRTSKGTLYICATPIGNLEDITLRVLRVLQEVDLIACEDTRRTRQLLEHYQIKNARLVSYHEHNEQERTDELIAALEAGQDVALVSDAGTPGIADPGFVVVRKALEVGIRVTSLPGACAAIAALVMSGLTTDRFYFHGFLPRKESKRIRELERMKEQVGTLIFYEAPHRIVACLTDLLQVFGPRPAVLVRELTKLHEEMWTGTLEELLHRTRQQPPKGEIVLLVQGTTTPQPTANHDVLALIQELMKSGVDKKTAVSVTAKITNLPKKEIYNQVVELPPYWTEKD
- a CDS encoding galactokinase, whose amino-acid sequence is MQRLIEAYHQRFGQADELFHARGPGRVNLIGEHTDYNDGFVLPIAIDRALNIVGARRPDREVHVYSLDFNRSTRFPLDDIQHSKRETWSNYIRGVLLYLQEQYKLPGMNMVISGNIPRGAGLSSSAGFEVATAMFAEAVAGFSMDPVEMVKLCQRAENEFVGVACGIMDQFISRLGEKDHALFLDCRSLEYELVPMIMDDHAFVVVNSGVKRGLVDSEYNRRRAECEEGVEVLRTVLPGIQKLRDVSVEDFEKHRDLLSPTVAKRCEHVVKENQRVLDTVEAFKNNDLAKAGQLMNESHASLRDLYEVSCRELDILTEIALDTDGVLGSRMTGAGFGGCTITLVAREQVEELCSRIEREYPARTQLEPEIYIVTAADGASSRKL
- the tmk gene encoding dTMP kinase, whose protein sequence is MNLGKLITFEGIDRTGKSTQLELVKDWLTKQDIPVLMTRQPGGTSAGEVIRKLILSGSCSLDPKAELLLMMADRAQHVAEVILPALEQGMVVLCDRFVDSSVAYQGYGMGLDLELIDQLNKWTTQQLIPVLTVLFDRPVDFSFGGERPGDRIESRDRAFQERVRQGFLALYRREPQRIVRVDVVNKSPEEIFAEVRPVIARALGLSDAS
- a CDS encoding arginine decarboxylase, which translates into the protein MQNLTPYLSGLLAYVRRGIVPFHTPGHKQGRALPSVLAECQEHWAALDLSDVVECPSLDHAEPLVLQAAEKLAAELYGVHSTLFLSNGTSQGIIGMLLAAGFGRRVLLSRNCHISAVRGLILSGATPQWLPVIYDESWGLVVGVDLEVLRNLTPGFEAALIVHPTYHGFVNDFTLLRDFCRAGEVKLLVDEAHGPHFIAHRHLPKSAVTWPEATAVAQSPHKILGAFTGASWLHLVQAWEGLEACVRLVQSTSPSPLLFASLDAARWQLAQEGPSLFGQTLQLAEELREEISRIPGLWCPTPEQLKAKGIVDFDPLKLLIFVDQLGISGIQAKRFLRDRGIEAELADPHSVLFILTPGDDEKTAKTLLRGLACLSRELRGRGAAVPVLHWPSLPPQRLIPREAFFAPGEELDIRSARGRIAATVLAPYPPGIPVLVPGEEITEEIIAYVEQALALEVSFNHDPLRIRVVK
- a CDS encoding tetratricopeptide repeat protein → MRKRLNMTQQELAGDDFTKSFISQLEKNEANPSLKSLQIIAQRLNKPISFFLDDETTTPIRELNHRLEKTLAVARSCEKKERWNQAIGLYEEALEEVAVDDFYSRGRIYLNLARCYIGQEDMNGALEPIKNAIEELELAGDDFLTVQAHYLYGAICHNLGWYDTAKTAFELARELMNHADIIEPHLELKIFIGLGKTHALLGNYPEALNYLQQVMKLSRENNDYFEYGSVLTTMGYVFHAQGRLKEALEYTVDALAFLQVTKGPKREMARLNINLAVIHREQNQLEEAYRRLQTAEALLQEEPAADLEPLLYEEYGFVLSSQQKHKEAVEYLEKALGMLEDPVAQVPVQIALGKVYRQLKDYTAAQNHLETALATLKAQQPHAPAQAENAKQTAAATYQLGLVYQQLGDTEKAQELLSKAGDMFESIS
- a CDS encoding sigma-G inhibitor, Gin, whose translation is MDGLAKDACLICREEPKTGVTFCNTTLCSACERLILQISPGDPGYERIVEQIKEFWVRNPAYISLA
- a CDS encoding AbrB/MazE/SpoVT family DNA-binding domain-containing protein, translating into MKPTGMVRRLDSLGRIVIPKELRMTIGLAERDPVEIYVGDQNTIVLKKYETSCVICNSTDGLTSFKGKLLCARCLAELKELPDNKTETA
- a CDS encoding DNA polymerase III subunit delta', whose protein sequence is MSGVLDLNQIVGHEMVRQVLQRAIAEGRVANAYLFHGPSGVGKTTTAFAFAKALHCVEGTGTDGCASCQRYDAGVAHPDLIVLDGTEGALKIDQIRRMQEQLNYKAQSGGYKVCIMIGADQITVQAANSALKVLEEPPGQSVIILTGESPSQFLPTILSRCQVLAFQPVAVEVLARHLISLGSSESQAQILARLFEGRVGTAVNALSSDVLDMRNTMLGYLRDVQGHGWAGLYSDSTLWEKERVQGRLALKIMLSWYRDLLLIKTGTRENLVNFDWEGPLEEAAKRYALDDLLQITQAIEGALNYRQGTGYYRIYLDRILSLL